The genomic region CTAAGAATTCCAAGCGCTCATTGTGGTGATGAACGGATTTTCGATGCTCATTCACATAGCTACGGTGAGTCAAAGCTGTAATCAGCAAATCCAAATTCGTAAATTCAAAACCTAATTTTTCGCGCGCAAAATCTTGATATGGCGCGGTATTCATTCCGTTCATTTATAAGTTCTCCTGTCTAATTCGTTTCATTGCCAAAAGAATCAGCTTGCCAATATCTTCATATTCAACTTCATCCAGCGCCTCATGAAAACTAAACCATTTAAGGCCATTCATCCACTCTTCCTTTTGGAGTTTCTCGTTAGGATCCAGCGCCTTAACTAGATAAACTTGCGTTGTCATCAATACCAATTTATCGATTCGACGATAACGAAAATTCACCTTGCCCAGCCAGCCATGCAGCTCAATTTTCTTCAGTCCAGTTTCCTCGCCGATTTCTCTACGAGCCGTCACTTGAGCTGTTTCACCTGGCTCAATGTGTCCTTTCGGAATTGTCCAGCGGTCGCGAGCGTCTTGATATAGCAAAAATTCCGCCTCGCCCTTTTTATTGCGACGAAAAATCACGCCACCAGCAGTTGGCTCGCGTACAATTTCCTGAATCAATGGTTTCTTGCTGCCGCCAAAATATTTTTTTATCTTATCAAAGTTGCTTGTTCTCACTGTCGGACTCCTCCACGAGAGTACGGAGTGCCGTGCCAAGCACGCCATTCACAAACTTACCCGAGTTATCCGAACCGAACGCTTTCGCTAACTCTACCGCTTCATTAATCACCACTTTCGGCGGAACGGTATCTGCACAATATAGCAATTCATATAAACCAATTCTAAGTACCGCCCGATCAATTCGCGGCAACTGACTAATAGGCCATTCTGGCGCCAATGGCTGCAATTTCTCGTCCAATTGACTCTGCGTCGAAAGTACGCCGCTGATCAAATTATCGATAAATTCAATATCGTCAACCGATGATTTATATTCAGCCAAATTACGCTTTAAAATAGTCTTATAGTCAACATCGCTATCACCAACCTCTTTGCGAAATTCATGTTCATAAAGTGTTTGCAGTGCGACAATTCGTCCCAAATGACGGTTTGATGCCATTATTAAGCGTCCTGTTCGTAATTATTATTTTGTTGTTTTACCGGTTTCACGCTTGGTTGTCTTCACCTTAACTGGTGAAGTTGCGTTAACGCGACGTGCCAATTTTAATACCAAGTGGCTGCGACGAAGACCAGTTTTACGCGGGCTACTCTGTTTCTTAGGTTGTGCCATAATTTATTCTCCTCTTTTAGGTTGTCATAAAACTTACGTACCATTATACCTTTTTTATTGAACAATCTCAAGAGCTTGCCTGCAAATTAGATAATAATATTGACTTTTTATGTCGTTTATGGTAACATATGGAACATGAGTAAAGAACTATCACCAAATAGAGTAGAATCTAAAAATAAAACAACGGCAGCAGAATTTCCTAAAAAGCTAGGAGGGGTAGCTCTAGCCCTCTCTTTAATAGCTGGAGGCGCTTTCGTATATGCAGCGAGACAAGCCAATATGCCCGAGCAAAAACCTAGCACACAAGAAGAGATCGCTCGGTTTGTAGATGACTACAGAGAAGGAACGGCAGACTTGCCTGATGATGCAGTAGTGGAGACGTTCACTATAGAAGAAGGCGGAAATATAGTTAACGAAACCACCAAACTAGCCAAGGAGAACAACTTTAGCCAAGACGAAATGAATCATCTAGGCGAAGGTGTTCTAACAAGTGCACAAGCAGTATACGGCTTCAATAAAGAACAAGGAGAAGAGCCTTCATCGTCAGCGAAAGTGCGGGCGGGCGATCAAGTCATGGCTGCCATTGTAGACGCAAATGGAGACGGCATGCGAGACGTAACAGTACTCGATATAAAACGCTCGCCTAACTAACAATATTCACCAGCTTGCCTGGAACATAAACCATCTTTTTAGGTGGTTTATTGCTTGTGAACTTCTGGACATTTTCGTCAGCCAGAGCCGCTTCTTCAACACTCTGCTTGTCCATATCACTCGACAGTTCAAGTTTCGCACGAAGCTTGCCGTTCACTTGAACTATAATAGTCACCGTATCGCTCTTTAGATATTCTTCGTCCCACTTCGGCCAGTGACCAACGTGAACCGTATCATCATGACCCATTTCACGCCACAATTCCTCTGTGATATGCGGAGCAAAAGGCGCCAAAATCTGGATCAAACTTTCTAACGCAAATCGCCACTCGTCCGACATGTCAATTCCATGCGACTCTTTTATCTTATACAGGCCATTGACCATTTCCATCATCGAAGCCACGGCTGTATTAAACTTCTCATCTTCAATGTCGCGAGTAACCTTTTTAATCGTCGAGTGAGTTAATCGCAATAGTTCTTGAGTTGTTTTTTCATCCATCTCGGGAGAACTACTTGGACTATTATTCTTATCAACGAGCTCCTGAACCAGATTCCATGCTCGGTTTAAGAATCGATAAGTTCCCGGAACGCCACGAGGATCCCATGGCGCATCCATATCATAAGGCGCGATGAACATTTCGTAAACTCGCAGCGCATCAGCGCCATATCCACTATCCATAATTTCCATTGGATCAATGACATTGCCCTTAGACTTGGACATTTTCTGACCGTCTGGGGCCATAATATATGCATTGTACATCATTCGCTTGAAAGGTTCGGGAGTTGGAACGAGACCGAGCTTATAGAAAAATCGCATCCAAAAACGACTGTATAACAAGTGAGCCACGGCGTGGTCGGCACCGTTGTAATAATCAACCGGCATCCAATGGTTAATTCTCTCAGGATTCCATGCTTCATTATCATTGTGCGGGTCGAGATATCGCAAGAAATACCAGCTAGAGCAAGCATAGCCATCCAAAGTGTCAGTCTCGCGCCGACCTTCTACCCAATTGTCGCCATCAGGCTTATTTTCTGTAATCGGCACAGTTTTTCCAGTTTCAACATCCACCCATACTCGCACCCAATCATCAACCTGGGCCAAAACGGAAGTATTACCGCCCGTTGGCTTAAAGTTCTCCACCTCTGGCAAAATCACTGGCAAGCATTCATCAGCCACGGCAATTGGCGCACGACCGTCAACATGAACAATTGGAATCGGAGCGCCCCAATAGCGCTGACGAGAAATTAACCAATCGCGCATTTTATACGTGGTTTTGCTTCGCCCAGAATTCTGCTGCTCCAGCCACGCAACAATTTGCTCGCGAGCATCCTCGCTCCTGGTACCGTTGAATTGTCCGGAATTTATCAACTCACCTTCACCAGAATAACAACCAGCATCGGCTGAATGCTCAGGCTTATCAATCACCTGGATAATCGGCAAGTCAAATTTTTCAGCAAACGCAAAATCGCGCTCGTCGTGCGCTGGCACCGCCATGACTGCGCCGGTTCCATAGCCACCCAAAACATAATCCGCCACCCAAATCGGCAATTTTTGACCATTGACCGGGTTTATGACATAGCTACCAGTAAATACACCTGTTTTCTCTTTATTCTCTTGGCGCTCAACATCAGATTTTTGTTGCGAAGCTTGGATATACGCTTCAACCTTTTCGCGCGTATCAGAATTGACCAACTGAGTAATCAGAGGATGCTCCGGCGCCAAAGCTACATACGTCGCGCCAAATAACGTGTCAGGACGAGTTGTGAAAACTGTAATCTTGGAATCTTGACCACTAACCACAAACTCAACTTCCGCGCCAACTGATCGACCAATCCAATTCTTCTGCATGGTTTTAACCATTTCCGTCCAATCAAGCACATCGGTTGCCTCTAAAATTTCATCTGCATACGCCGTAATTCGGAAAAACCACTGCTTAAGGTTGCGCTTAGTTACAGGATTACCGCAGCGCCAACATTTGCCACCTTCAACCTGTTCGTTAGCAAGCACCGTGTTATCAGTTTCACACCACCATTGTGGCTGCTCTTTTTGATATGCCAAATCGTGCTTATATAATTGCGTAAAAATCCACTGAGTCCATTTGTAATATTCTGGATCAGCTGTAGAAATTTCTTTTGTCCAATCATAACTAAACCCAAGTCGCTTCAATTGCTCCTTAAAATGAACTTTCGCCTCATCATGCGCTACACGCGGCGTTTTTCCGACTTTAATAGCGTAATTTTCAACCGGTAAACCAAAGCTGTCCCAGCCGATTGGATGATAGACATTATAGCCCTGCTGACGCTTGAATCGTGCCTTGATGTCGGCAAATTGAAAAGTACGACCGTGGCCAATGTGAATTCCCGCCCCCGTAATCCCCGGAAGCATGCTCAAACTGTAATATTTCGGTCGGGTCGTGTCATTAAAATCAACCGCGTAAGTGCCGTCAGCCTCCCATTTGTTTTGCCATTTTTGTTCAATTTCTGTCGGATTATAGCGTCTCATATCTGTAATTATAGCAAATAATCCCGCTCATTACGAACGGGATTATTATTAAGCAATTAAGCTATTTACCTAGTCGAGGTTGATGACAATCCGCTCGAATACCCTTCCATAAAACCTTCTACAAACTCCTTCAAGCTCTCAGCACTCGAAGGAACCTTGATTTCTTCAGACTTGTTCATATTAATGTCAAATGAAATTTCTACAGAAGCCTTCTTATCATTACCCTTAAGCTCTACAGCCTTCAGCTCATGAGATGACCTATCAACCCACACTTTCAATGAAGATTCGTCAATAGATGATGATTCATCATTGCTATCGTAGCCATTCGATTTTCCACACTTACTGAGCGCCTTGCCGACTGATGAATTCTTAAACTCTTCCTCAAATTTTGACGAATTAGATTTATTATTACCTTGCAATTCAAAACCACGTCCGCCGTTACGATCACTAATCTTTGAATCTTTTATAGTAAATAAACTATTCTTTTGATAAATCTGAGCCAATTCCTTACGTGCACTTTCGTCACTTTGGATTTTCTTCAGAGCGTTAATTCCACACTTGTATTCGCTACCGATTTCATCTGGAGAAATCTTCATCCATGTATTACCCATTTTATCTATCTCAGAGCTCATCTTCCTCAAAGTCTGATCACGGTAAGTTTCTATTTGAGCCCTTGACATCTTACCGCCAGACGAAGATTCCATAACCACTTCAAGCAAAGTGCCATACAAATCCTTAAAGTTATTTATCTTCACATATATCGTTCCGTCACTATCAAGAATCACATCACCTTTAAGAGAGATGTTTTTCTCAACTCCCTTAATATCAAGCTTAGCATCAATATTCGCCTTTGACTTTCCCGAATCAGTAGCAGTCTTTACGTTTAGCTCTATTTTTCCTTGGTCGCGCATATCAACAACTACCTTGCCGTTGGCAGTCATCTTCTTTGACATAACGGCATTAGACATAGCGTCCGTAACCATTTTTTCTGGATTCTGCCACCACAAGAAATAGACTAGCGCAGCAGAAACAATAGAAATGAGAACTATAACCCCCAACACTACACCAATTATCAATCCCGTTTTCTTCTTTTTTGGTTGCATCGGCACGCCGTTATATTGCGGCTGCGGTGCAGGTTGATTACCTTGATACATCATTCCCCCTTGTTTTGTATAACTTGAATTCAATATATCACATTAATCTTTAAATTGTGAGAAAAATTGATTTTTCCTAGCAATCCACTTCGGCGTTTGCCTGACCAAGTATTTATCATCCTCAGTACTATGAAGGTTAATTTTTATAGATTCCTCTAGCCATACGCCGCCGCTTGAACCCTTAAACAGAGCAACGCCTTCAGATTTCAATTTGTCGCGCACGAAAGACCCAGCCTCGATGGCATTCTTACATTCCTTCACCTGGCAACCTTTTTGACGAGCGGCCGGCGCCAAATATTGATTAGCTTTCTCACCAACCGTCACAACCCAATCCAACAAATCCGGGCTACAATGAGAACCAAGTTCAGCGTGAGCTTGCTCGAAAATCCCCTTTAAGCCATTCATATTGCCAAGTACAGCAATTCGCTGCGGAGTCTCAATTCGATACAAAGACTGTAAAGCCGCCAAGGCAGTCAACGGCGTCGAACTATAGCTATCATCAATCAGCCAAGTATTGTCCGCACCCTTCAGCAAATTCATCCTGCCAGGAAGTGGACGCAAATTTTCTATACCCTTTTTTATATTCTCCTCAGTTTCACCAAACACATACCCAATAGCTGCCGCCACGATCGCTGGACGAATATTATGCTCGCCGATTAGCTTAACATTGACTTCTAATCCATTAGGGTTTTCTGGCGACATAATAAAGCCGTGATGTCCGTCTTTCAGGGAAAAATTACGATCGTCAAAATTATACTCCGCTACTGGATCACTTCCGTAAGTAGTGATATTAGGATTTGTCAAAAAGCTAGCAAAACGCCCGTCGATGTCATCACGATTTATCATCGCCATTCGCGAGAAATTCGCCAGCGAAATCATCTCATTCGCCACTTCCTCCAAGGAATATTCAACCTGCATTCTACCATTCGTCACGGAAGTTACAACCGTAATATCCGGCACAACATAAGCCTTAAACCAATCATTATAGCCAAGTTCCTTTGGATTAAACTCCTGAACAATCACCTGAACTTCCGGTTTTTCAGCCTTGATTCTCTTCTTTACGGCGCGCATCACTTTCCACCATTTGAACAAGCCTTTTTCAGGCATTTTCACGCCCATCATCTGAAGGAAAACGTCAGCTTTCGTCTTCGGCTCTTCATTGCGAAGTTGAATATCAAATTGTTGCGCCAAAACCGTACCGATAGCTATTTTTGCACTAGCCTTTCCAGCGCTACCAGTTATCGCCACAAGCTTCACATCTGGATGAACAGCAAAAAATTCTCGCACTAATTTTGCTAGTTTTTCTTCCCTCTTTTTTGAAACAGTAACCATAACTATATCATACCATAAGCATTATAGAAGAGCTGCTACGCGCCCACCCGGGGCATATTTGAATATGTGTTTGTCTTTCAATTGGCAAGCATAGGAGAATGCCCCTATGCGTACCAGCTCATGTTTAATTATGCATTATCACCCAAAAAAACACAAGCATCATTTCTCATTTGCATATTCTGGCAAAACTTTCCCAACTAAAACTACCGCCATCAAAACTGCAAATCCACACATAATTGACGGAATTCCGATAATAGTCGACGGATCAATGATATTGACAAACGTCGTAGGCGCCATAAATAGAACATATCCCACAATCAACGAACCTAGAGAGCGCCGAATGTGTTTACTGGAGGTTTTGCTACTAACATATGCATAAGCAATTGCTGCAAATAATAGGCCGTAATAATACAAACCATACCACATTCCGACGCCCGGCTGGTTTTCAAAAATCACATAATTACCAAGGCAAGCCCCGGACTTAATTCCGTTAGCCTCCAATAGAAAATAGCTAATAAACATTGCGGCAAAAGTGTAACCAAGCACAGGAATCCACCGCCTCTTATCGCTAGAAATTTTATATATCAAATGAATACCCAGGGGCGGAAGCATAGTAATTGCAATATAGCCAAGTTTAGCCCAGCCGAGATTATCCAGAAGAATCGCACCTTCACAAACGTTATATTCAGCCCATTGAAACAGCGCTAAACAAATCAACAGCATGATCACAATCTTCGTCACAGCATTCAATTTATATTTCCAAAAAGTATATATTGCCAGAATAATTTCAATTGTCAACGTCGCCAACATTACCGCTGGAGAGAAACAATAGAGTCTCGGTTTTTTAATCTTATCCATGCGTAAATTATACATTAATTCATCCCGCGTTTTCTATCATCCTCAACAGTTCTTCTTCGTCAATAATTTTTGTGCCGTATTGCTCAGCTTTTTTCAATTTGCTAGCACCGACCTTACCGCCAGCCACCAAATATGTCGTATCTTTAGAAACTGCGGTTTGAAAAACTCCACCGAGATTACGAATTTTATCCGCAGCAGCATCGCGCCCCATAGATTTCAGAGTGCCCGTGATGACAAAACTTTTTCCACTCAAACCGCCAGATTTTTTATTGAACTGAGGAACAACACCTAGTTCGGTGAATTTATTGAGCAATTTTACGTTATCTTCATCAGCGAACCACGCCACCACAGATTCAGCAACAATTTCGCCCACGCCATCAACTTGTCGCAAATCATCAATCGTCGCTTTCGCCAAATTTTCCATACTCTCAAAATGATTCGTCAAATCAATCGCCGTTTGCGCGCCAATATGACGAATCCCCAGACCATACAAAAATCGCTCTAATTCTGGGCTTTTTTTATCAGCAATTGCAGAAATTAACTTTTGCGCAGAAATATCAGCAAACCGACCCAGTTCCAACAAATCGTCCTTGGTGAGTGTGAAAATATCCGCCAAATCGCCAACCAAACCATTGTCAATCAAAACTTCCACGTTCTTTTCACCAAGCGTATCAATGTCAAGCGCGCCCTTAGACGCGAAATGCGCCAAAGCTCGCTTCAAAATCAGCGGACCACTAGAGCCCTTAACTCGGTAAACAGCTTCACCTTCCGGTCGCACAAATTCCAACTCCGGATATTGCCGTTTTAGCTCTGCTTCATAATCAATTGGCTCAGAATCTGCGGGTCGCAATTCCTTCAAAACATTCTCAACTTGCGGAATAATATCGCCAGCCTTAAAAATCACCACAGTGTCGCCTCGTCGAATATCCAAACGCTCAATTTCATCGGCGTTATGCAAGCTGGCGTGCTGCACCGTAGTTCCCGCCACCACTACTGGATCAAACACAGCCACTGGAGTCGCCGCACCGGTTCGCCCGATAGAAATGACTATGTCCCGAACGATCGTCGTAGCTTCTTCGGCCGCATACTTATAAGCCACCGC from Candidatus Nanosynbacter sp. HMT-352 harbors:
- the nusB gene encoding transcription antitermination factor NusB — translated: MASNRHLGRIVALQTLYEHEFRKEVGDSDVDYKTILKRNLAEYKSSVDDIEFIDNLISGVLSTQSQLDEKLQPLAPEWPISQLPRIDRAVLRIGLYELLYCADTVPPKVVINEAVELAKAFGSDNSGKFVNGVLGTALRTLVEESDSENKQL
- a CDS encoding glutamate ligase domain-containing protein, with product MVTVSKKREEKLAKLVREFFAVHPDVKLVAITGSAGKASAKIAIGTVLAQQFDIQLRNEEPKTKADVFLQMMGVKMPEKGLFKWWKVMRAVKKRIKAEKPEVQVIVQEFNPKELGYNDWFKAYVVPDITVVTSVTNGRMQVEYSLEEVANEMISLANFSRMAMINRDDIDGRFASFLTNPNITTYGSDPVAEYNFDDRNFSLKDGHHGFIMSPENPNGLEVNVKLIGEHNIRPAIVAAAIGYVFGETEENIKKGIENLRPLPGRMNLLKGADNTWLIDDSYSSTPLTALAALQSLYRIETPQRIAVLGNMNGLKGIFEQAHAELGSHCSPDLLDWVVTVGEKANQYLAPAARQKGCQVKECKNAIEAGSFVRDKLKSEGVALFKGSSGGVWLEESIKINLHSTEDDKYLVRQTPKWIARKNQFFSQFKD
- a CDS encoding NUDIX hydrolase, with the protein product MRTSNFDKIKKYFGGSKKPLIQEIVREPTAGGVIFRRNKKGEAEFLLYQDARDRWTIPKGHIEPGETAQVTARREIGEETGLKKIELHGWLGKVNFRYRRIDKLVLMTTQVYLVKALDPNEKLQKEEWMNGLKWFSFHEALDEVEYEDIGKLILLAMKRIRQENL
- the ligA gene encoding NAD-dependent DNA ligase LigA — translated: MTPKKPRIDEIKDLLNRYSYEYYTLNKPSVSDAVYDSLMDELKKIESDHPELITVDSPTQRVGNKLLDGFQKVKHARRMVSLNDVFDKSEVEAWIERTDKLIPGQRHEFFTDIKMDGLACALIYVDGVLFQAVTRGDSFVGEDVTNNVRTIKNVPLRLREAAGFENFLHGRTEIRGEIVMLKRDFEELNKKQKSLGLPTFANPRNLAAGTIRQLDPALVAARPLHFRGYDVIRDDSSEVPTNSFAYEALTALGISRNQQASVFDNLSDVMKFVDEWSDKRHDLPFNTDGLVIKINDREIYDNLGMVGKNPRGAVAYKYAAEEATTIVRDIVISIGRTGAATPVAVFDPVVVAGTTVQHASLHNADEIERLDIRRGDTVVIFKAGDIIPQVENVLKELRPADSEPIDYEAELKRQYPELEFVRPEGEAVYRVKGSSGPLILKRALAHFASKGALDIDTLGEKNVEVLIDNGLVGDLADIFTLTKDDLLELGRFADISAQKLISAIADKKSPELERFLYGLGIRHIGAQTAIDLTNHFESMENLAKATIDDLRQVDGVGEIVAESVVAWFADEDNVKLLNKFTELGVVPQFNKKSGGLSGKSFVITGTLKSMGRDAAADKIRNLGGVFQTAVSKDTTYLVAGGKVGASKLKKAEQYGTKIIDEEELLRMIENAG
- a CDS encoding histidine kinase N-terminal 7TM domain-containing protein, which translates into the protein MDKIKKPRLYCFSPAVMLATLTIEIILAIYTFWKYKLNAVTKIVIMLLICLALFQWAEYNVCEGAILLDNLGWAKLGYIAITMLPPLGIHLIYKISSDKRRWIPVLGYTFAAMFISYFLLEANGIKSGACLGNYVIFENQPGVGMWYGLYYYGLLFAAIAYAYVSSKTSSKHIRRSLGSLIVGYVLFMAPTTFVNIIDPSTIIGIPSIMCGFAVLMAVVLVGKVLPEYANEK
- the leuS gene encoding leucine--tRNA ligase, whose protein sequence is MRRYNPTEIEQKWQNKWEADGTYAVDFNDTTRPKYYSLSMLPGITGAGIHIGHGRTFQFADIKARFKRQQGYNVYHPIGWDSFGLPVENYAIKVGKTPRVAHDEAKVHFKEQLKRLGFSYDWTKEISTADPEYYKWTQWIFTQLYKHDLAYQKEQPQWWCETDNTVLANEQVEGGKCWRCGNPVTKRNLKQWFFRITAYADEILEATDVLDWTEMVKTMQKNWIGRSVGAEVEFVVSGQDSKITVFTTRPDTLFGATYVALAPEHPLITQLVNSDTREKVEAYIQASQQKSDVERQENKEKTGVFTGSYVINPVNGQKLPIWVADYVLGGYGTGAVMAVPAHDERDFAFAEKFDLPIIQVIDKPEHSADAGCYSGEGELINSGQFNGTRSEDAREQIVAWLEQQNSGRSKTTYKMRDWLISRQRYWGAPIPIVHVDGRAPIAVADECLPVILPEVENFKPTGGNTSVLAQVDDWVRVWVDVETGKTVPITENKPDGDNWVEGRRETDTLDGYACSSWYFLRYLDPHNDNEAWNPERINHWMPVDYYNGADHAVAHLLYSRFWMRFFYKLGLVPTPEPFKRMMYNAYIMAPDGQKMSKSKGNVIDPMEIMDSGYGADALRVYEMFIAPYDMDAPWDPRGVPGTYRFLNRAWNLVQELVDKNNSPSSSPEMDEKTTQELLRLTHSTIKKVTRDIEDEKFNTAVASMMEMVNGLYKIKESHGIDMSDEWRFALESLIQILAPFAPHITEELWREMGHDDTVHVGHWPKWDEEYLKSDTVTIIVQVNGKLRAKLELSSDMDKQSVEEAALADENVQKFTSNKPPKKMVYVPGKLVNIVS